ACTCCTTgttactacatgtatgtaaacggacttgaattcaaattAGGCTAAAACTTCGTTTTGCATGTTTGCTAAGCCTGTTGTGTCAATAATGTGGGATGTACTTCAACTGTTTGTGTTCACCATGGTAACCTAGGCTACAGACTGCGCCCCAGTCCCTGATTGGGTTGGACTTGATGGAGAACCATAATGAATGAACTTTTCAGTGTATCCTGGGCAGGAATTGAATGAATTCATACTTGTTCAGGCCTTAATTTTAAGTCATCCGGTCAACACAGGCAACTGACAATGAGTAGAACTCTACACTTATATGGTCACCTTCAAGGAAAGCCCTACAAATTACAATGATTCAGTCTATTATTATGAATCAGTAAATCGTAAGGATTTATGACCTGGCTTTATAAAAATGCTCCtgaataaatatacaaaatgttCTTCActgcttttgtaaattttcatttcaattgacTGCGCTACATCTTACATTAGGAAAAACTTTTCCAACGCTAGCTTTGATGCAGTATGATGGCAAAATGCAGGATCTGTAAAGCCTAAGGTATTGTATGTGCAGCTATTAAGTGCTACAAAGGAGACTACTAGTATATTTAACTCACCTTTACGTTCAGTTCAGCCGAATAATGTATCCAAAACAACAGCTACTGCTGCGCTGGcacttgataaaatataagtGAGATAATCTGTATTCCAAGCCCCGCGGCAAACACAGTGGTGTACTGCATTCGCCAAACAGTTACACAAGAGTTAGTAGACAGACACATGCACTTCCAGTGTTCATCGCAGTTAAGTTTGATCCAAGTGGCCCGACCCTAGCAAGACTTTATCTTAGTATATATTGAGCCGTTCGGAGAACGGCAGTGCACATTCAGTGATAGAACTTTCCTTTTTCTCCTGCAGGTCACGCGGAAACGGATCTGATTGCATTGCACTCCACTCCTTCAGTCTCAATGTCAAATAAGATCTCAGCACTTCCAAATACCCGTTGGCATAATCAAAAAGACGactcatttttacaatatttcataaaatgaacTTGTTTCTGTCTCTTTATTGGCATAAATAAGGTTGCATTGAATTTTACCAAAGAATCGCTAGAACGATTCTGATCCTTACGTCAACTTCTTCGACACTGAGAAGAAACTTTATTACTGTGGCGCCCTCTATGTGCTCTCAATCTAAAATCCATATCTATTTCTGTATTTAGGCTATTTAGCTGTGTACACAAATGTGACAGTGGCATAAAATgaattacaaaacaaaagaattacatGATTGAAAAACTCttcatatattcgaccccggttttagacaaataaaatggaaccatcgcgaaaatgaattaatggtcaatGACCGTCATGAccataattcattttcacgatggtttcatgtaccgtgtctaaaaccggggtagcatatatatgcatggtcacccattcattcagtatcttttaaaatgtcaaacaatataagtagtacctcgtatcaagcaaaattcatgaaaaacggccgactttgtccctttaaagccccagtgctgctaatttttgatgataattcaccatttttatttgaatgtgaccataattccttgttcttctccccaaagaatgttgatatacacagtatccagcttgtcaactcagcccctattgttgtaaagtgcattgttattgttgaaaactgacttctggtccggactagaattcaaatgtaaacaatattcgttcattttacacatatagacgctaagttgacaagctaaatagtgggtgtttcaacatttttgggaggtagaataagaagttggcaattgatttataaaataaaaataatgaaaaaaacatcGAAAGTTAGCAGCGCTTTATGCTTTAAGGAACTCTTTCCGGCTATGTGTTACCGCTGGCTATAGGCCTCCCACTACATGTAGCCTATAGCCattaacacacagccctgccacgcagaggtaTAAATCACAGGAGAGTTGTTCATTAATCATAACTATAAAAGAATGACTTTACAACGGAGACGAGGTTTTAATTTCTCGATCATTCACGTTGGGCTATACGGTTTTGTAGTAAACGTTACGAAGCAATTGTACATTCAGAGCGCGTGAAAATCATATCATTTCCTTTTTACACAAGTTGAATATATTATCCTAACGCACAGATTCTTCGATCAGATAGCAACGATCTATGTCTcgctaaaaactgaaaattccATGTACCAAAAAAACTTCGAATTACTCAACATATGCAGTTGTCAAACACTACAATTCTCTGCCTTCGTTACTGAAGcagttatgatcaacacactCTTTCAAATCAGATTTGAGGTCATATTTGTAAGCTCGATAGCAATATTCCTTTTTCATGATTATTAGCTGACAAGTTTCCTCCGTCTTGTTACAGTTGTCATCGTTAATTTGCTTTGTACATGTTTCCTAAGATTGGAGTCCTACATATATTTGACATTTGCCAATATGTATATCTACTTCAACACAAATTTACGACTCCGTGTGTAATATCCACCATAGGAGGTTGCTTACATGTCAGTCCCCGGGGTAAGGGGTTGGGGTTGGGATAGAGGtatcttggtctcagcacaggtctcttcttgctattgtttattttattttaatacgtttgaatATGATGTATTGCAAATAAAAGATTTATATTGCCAATCTTTTGTGTCTTGGTCTTTTGTTAGCGATGGTTTCGcaacgatttctttttctccttcgctgtgtcacgtatttgtcctttgacaatctgactcgaagttttgtcactgtgttgcgtctattatctgatgcgtttgattgcctaatgcgcgAGAGCAACGGGtaagttactaatctgtggacgctgtcaccagattattaccggattaactttgacaaagtcaacaagaACGCACCAGGTGCAAAGGTTggcagtataaatctttattggcaacaTACATCATATGTGACTTGAAGGTCCGAGAACTACATGGTTCTGAAATTTTTGTTAATTGGAATTTGAGGTTTGGCTTATCCGATTAATCATTAGGAAAATCTGTTGAGTGTCTTACAATGCACATCTCAAACATCAGTGACTTACATGCTCAGTCTTGTAAATGAAGCTATGTTGTAAAGTTTGGTTGGTCGACCAGCCTGCACTATAAAGTCACAATACTTTCCTTTTTCCTGCTCATTGGGTTTGCATTATTTCCAAtcttttatcaaatattttttttgttgatcTTTGCTTAAAGTTGCTCTATCCATTCAAACTTTTCCGAACATGTTTTCGGATTTTGTCTGTTCGTCGGGAAATAATTGTCTCACATACATTCAAAAatcatttgcaaatttgataTACAATCGTAAATGATTTCTTTGCGGTATCATTTTACAGGACATGTGTTGTCAAAACTGCCAATCTAACGAGGAAACTCCAAAGCTACCATATGATCCAGCCTGAATTCTTCTTGTTCGcaagatgtgaaaattttgactttCCCATCCTACATCGAAACACCTATATTGTATTTGCTGGAGTTGACtatgttgcatatttaatttttcatcggTTTTACATCTGATTGTGTAATCTTTTATTTGTGTTTCAGTTTCAATGCATATCCTGGATTCATTGATGTACTGTTACGAGTTCATTTTGCCTTCAATTACAGAACAACACACGATTTCGACTTGACTGTACCACTTTGCCCCGTTGGTTGACTCTCATCTAACTGTTTGTCTGCTCTTCCCGTCTTAGATTTAGTTGGACTCGATCGTTTGGGTTGGGGCTTTTTTGGTTTCTTCTCTTCGAGCCGCGCTCTTAGTTTGCTCTCGTCAAGTTTATTGACCTTGAAGAACATGGCTCTATCATCGGATGTCATGATGAAAACCCTATTTTTCTTTGGAATGATGGTGATTGATTCGATGGGAGAATAACTATTTATATTTATCAGTTGTACACCCACAGCAGTGCTCCAAACGTGAACTGTAAATTGTTCTTTAGCAGTGCTAAGGACGAGCTGATCATCGGCTGTGATTTTGGCCATGGTTACAACATCAACATGTCCTCCGAAGACAAACACTTGGCGGAGGCTTGCCACATCCCATAGCTTAACTGTTCTGTCGCTTGACGACGTCACGAAGAATTGATCACGGGAGGACAGATTGAGATCAGAGATGATATAATCATCGCTACCATACCTGTTATCGTCTGCCAGTCGGTGAGCTTGAAATTGAGTTAGTTCATTGCCGCTGCTGATATCGTACAGCTTCACATTGCCGTCTTGGAAACCTGTGTAAAGGATTCTCTCATCTTTAGTTACAGCAGAGCAAATCATGTTGTCTCCGCTCCTATGGAACTCAAACTTCTTTGTGAATATGACGTCTAAGTTCTGCAAAGTGAATATGACCAAACTCGATGTCATGACCAGCAGTACATTTCCATTACGGAGGAAGTGTATGTTGTTTGCCCTCGTATTGGGATCGTGATGTCCACGGTACCATTGTTTCTCTATGTCGTAACCATAGATGTCGTCAGCGTATGAACGCCCTGTGATGAGTAGACTGGAAGTACCATTATTTGATATGCGTATACCACTGCAACTCATATCCAGCTCTTTGTTTGACTTCACTTGTAGCGTTTCGGTGTCAAACTCAGTTAGGTTGAACGAGCCAATACCAAATAATCTGCGTCCATCTGGTGTAGTGTCAAGAGAGGACAATGCGTGATTGTATTTACCTTCCCATTTCTTCTTGGAGACTAGTTTACCGACATCAACGTCATAAAGACTCAGATGTTTCCCAAGATTATCTGCCACAGCTATTCGCTGCTCTTCGTCCACTGTCTTGACTCTTTGAAGAACACGGTATATAGCCTCGTGCTTTAAGTAGAAAGGCTCGTTTTTATCTTTATTGTAGTCATCTTTCTCAGCGCCGTCTCTTTTCTTGATGCTGTTGATATTCCAGACTTTAATACTTTTATCCTTCGATGCCGTTATGGCCAATTGTGAAGACTGCTGTGACACCACACACAAATCTGTCAAATCTTTGATGTGTGGTAATCTTTCAACAAAGTCGCAGTAGTCACTCCTGTCCCCCTCCTTAGGCGGCGTCCATACCGCGCCGTATTCATTTCCTTCGTTGAGAGCAATCACCATCTCCATGTTGCTATTTTTCACAATGAAGGCCAATTCCTCCTTCCCACCATGACCTCCGTTGAAGCTCATTGTTCTGATGGCACTCATCGTCGACACATCATAACAAATCAGACCAAAATTATCAAGGACTAGCAATTTCTCGTCGTTATCAatgaatttcatcatatatGGACCGTTGCGTTCTCtttcattgaaatattgaaactCACCGGTGTGGACATCTAGAATACCATGTTTCTCCCAGTGGAAGGAGATATACCGACCATCAGCTGTTACTGCCAATTTCTCCGATTCTCGACGATGCAGCTTGGAATAATCTAATACTTCAGTAAGCATGGCACCCGTCAGTAGGTCCCAGGTTTTAATTGATGGGTCTGACTTTTCACCACTAGTCACTATTATATGACGTCCTTCCGGCGAATTGGCAAGAACAAGGTCATTGATGGCATCTAAGTAAATCATTAGAAAAACGTAACATAGGTTAAAGACAATTTCAAACATCATTGATCATCGATCCATTAATTCAAGAAACATCGACGATTAGGGTTCTTTTGAAATAATTAATATCATGTGTAACCAATCTTCAGAACTTCACTGAATAGAATGTAAAACTACACTGCTATTAGGTGTAACATACCGTCCTAATAGTCCTTAATATCGAGCTCTAACATGCTTGTTTCTAAGATAGATACTTGCAAGAAGATACATAACAGGCGTAACAAACGTTCacgattttttcatttcattatacctattttattatttataatgttcattatatcattttacattatgtacattttaaaataattcaCTTCTGTAACCACATGATTGCAAGTAGAAGTACGCTGTCTAATATATAAATTTAAGTTGCGTATTCAGACCTTACCTTTATGAGCTTGGACAGGTGGATAAAGTTGTTGACCATTCTCTAAGCTCCAGACGACGTAAAAGAACTGCCGTATAATCCGGGTTCTGTCTCTGCCTTCAGTGTACATCTCACTAACTGCATACTTCGAATCGTTTGTAATACGCATTTCACAGTGACCAAACCCAGCATGTCCGTCCAGTTTCAGAAAGTGTTCACCGGTTTCAACGTTCCAAACATTGATCTGTCCGTTCCGCAGCTTCTCTGAAAAACATTGTCCAAGGATTTTCTCATAAATGCGCGTATCTACTTTCGTTTGCAACATTTCTTACATGAATAAACTATGTAACATTTTAATTGATATTCGCTAGCgaaaattatttcaataattttgctaaGACTTACATATATTAATATTGTCTACAACGCTGACGAGATTAATTTCTACTGATATTGTTGCAATTTTATTGGAAGGCTATCGAAAAAATTTTTGGATGAATCTCATAGCAGCTACGTATAGGAAGAAATCTTAGATGACATATATTTATACTGTATTTGCACTTGTGTGATTTCTTTAAATCCTTAGTCTAAACGGCAGGAAAATCCTGTGATGCAAATAAACTTACGATCTTGGTATCCAGTTGCCCTGTAACTGTAAGTAATAACCAGTAAGTTATCCGGGCTTATCACAAGATGAAACACTGGTCCATCATGGTGTCCCTTCAGTGTATGTAAAATTGTACTGCTCTCAAGCTCCCATATAATGGCCGTCTTGTCCTTGGAACCGCTCACCAACAGTCTACCATCAGTCGTTGCTGCTACGCATTGAACTTCGTCAGTATGGCCAATCAGCTGCGTTACAAGTAATCCCCCTGCTTCGGGGAAACACTGATTGTACGGCAATAGAGGAACCTGACTTCCTGCTGACCTTTCTGCATCCGACACCAACTTCGCTATGTACTTGCCGTCAGCATCTTTCAATCTACCAATCAACTCAAACACGAGGTTTTCAGATTCCTCGCGGAGGGCCGATGCGCCAACTCTGATAGCATCACTGACTAACCGAATTTCATTGTCACTGCTATTGTGCTCGATGGCTGAAGTGAAATCTTGGAGAACCTCACCCAATCCTAGTCCTTTAAGCTTGGCCATTAAAAACTCAAAATTACAAAGAGCGTGTTCTTTAAGTTGATCCATATCTTCCATGAAGATAAGATGATAGGGCAGCTGCTCCAGTTTACGAATGTTAAATCGCCCATCAGCAAATTGAAGAGGTTGCGGTGCCACATTTCTGTCTTCCGCATCGGTCTCTGGTTTGTTGAACTTTTTCATCTGCTCTTGAGAATACTTGAATGGTTTTTTCTTTCCTCCACTCCAACAGCCGATGAAATATTCAGAAACCATCTTGTGCAGCTTGGTGACAACTTTTGGATCTTGCAAGTAGCGTTCTTTAGCTGTTTCAATAAACTGTCGATGATACCAGTAGATGACACGGGAACCTTCGGCTTCTCTCTCTACCAGGTAGTCATTGATTTCGGTTCGTATTCTAGTCCACAGTAAAGGCGGTATTCTCCGTGTCGGGGGTAACCAATAAGCGTACACGTCCTGTAGAACCTCATCATCCAATGAGAGTAGATCTTCTAGTTCGGCTTCGGCTATGCCATTCTGGGAAATGGTTAAGTAACCGAGAGCCCGTTGTACCAGAGTTTTTCCGTGATAACTCTCTAGACGATCAAATATCAGAGAAATCATTCCTTTCACAGATGATTCGACTTGGATACGATTAGGCGGTAAATAGGACTGCCATCGCGAGGCTTGGTCAAAAAGTAATTTCAGAAATAGAGGAAGACTACACTTCTGTATGACGTCAGAAATGATAGATTTCTGACTGTTGGTGACAGCTCTTTTCTCTGACTGTAGCCAGGATTCGACGATCTTCATGCTTTCATCAGTAGAGAGAGCTTTCACCTCCAAAAACTTTGTTGTTTCCGGCAGGATAGACTGCAATCTACTCAAAATGCCAAATTCACTAGGAAGAGTTGACACAACAATGGCTACATGGGGTGGCAAATTTCTTGGGAGCCAGGCCATTCTATGGGCGCCTTCGGCCGCCGACAATTGGTCAAGGGAATCAAGAAAAATGACCAGGGGTTTATCTCGCGTAGCGTACCGGAGAACCTCAGAAAAACGGCGAACCACTCTGAAGTAGTCATCAGGAATTTCACTGATACTGTCACCATATATAGTCAACACCTGTTGACATAGCGACTTTAATAATTGACGGACCCCGGTACTTGATGGTGTTGTACCCAGAAACCTTACTATTACGGCTGGACTATTACTACCAAACCATTCAGATGCTGTTAGAAATGCAGCCTTCGCCATCACTGAGGTTTTGCCACTACCAGACTCACCACTGATGACCATAGGGGACGCTGTACCAGGCTTGCCTTGTGCACGCTCCTGTAAGTGTTCCTTAATACCTGATAAGAGGTTCACCCTTCCAtggaaagactgacatttaaatttgcaaaatgttagGTGTTGAAGAATTTCTTCAAACATTGGGTCATTGCTGACATTATTAACATCACCCTCTACCGCCCTATCAATTAGCTTCACCATTGTTTCATGGAACGTCTTCAAGAAGTTGTCCAAGTACTGCTTATGTTCTTGTATATCAAGATCTATGCCTTTCTCTGACCAGTGATTCAGTGTTGAAACGACGAGGTTGGGTGACTTCAAACAGCTAGGTACGCTCCTGTCTCTGAGATCGGTCAATAGTTGCTTTGCTTCATCATCTACTTCGTTGTTATCCCACTTGATGTCAATGAAATTTTTGGCTTCTTTGTTGTCAACATGCTGTTCTAGGTCACTGAACTTGCGTACAAAGCAAACACAGTGGTCTTCTTTATTGTCACTTGCTTCCAGTATCCCGTGCTTCACTTCGTCGTGCGTCACTGattcataaaaaataacattttgcacATATCAGcgattctgaaaaatatgttgacTGAATATCCATGCAAATGGGCTGTATAGCAAAGGAAGCTTGAAGTCCTATGAGACGTATATCGTCATTATAAGGGTACTGGTATCCGACATAGTTTTTGATGTCTGTTGTCGCAAACCGTTGAAAACCTTACAGTCATTTCATGGCAGAAATGGAATTGCacttataccaaatatgaattcCATGATCAGTTACGTGGTCAATCAACTTGTAAATATTTCTCTGTTTTCATACTGTGTTGATAGACTGTaataatttaatatatttatcaaaggCTACTTTTCCCGTTAAAGGAAAGCTTTCACCAAAATGCATTGCATTTGAACTGGTGAAGGGTACAATTCAAACAGAGGATCTGCAATACTTTTAAACGATGTTGCCAaaagtatgtttatattctAGATATGCTACAGCTGAGATATTATTTGACTATTTTCAGTGACATTATTACATTGAAATGTCAATCAAAACAGGACCAAAGACATGGTCTCTTTTTATCCGACTCGAAAATTACAGTACAAAACCCAAGCAAAGTCGCATGTTATTAcctgatattttgaatttttctgccTGCTTTGCGGTGAATTTTCCTTTCGTTTCACAAACTATCGCAGCATTTCTGAGTTGATCTTGCagactttcaaatatttgcCACCATTTTTTGCGATCTTCGTCCATTTTCTCTGGGTTTTTATTGTCGTTGAAATGAGTCAATTTagagctgattggatgcagtaCGTAAATTGGCGGCACAGCATTCTCGTctttctgaaaccactcatccaTCAGTTCCACTGATTGTCCATTCTCCATGGAAACTTTTCTCATTACTTCAAACTCGGCCGCGGGAATTTTGGGCGGAAACGGACGATAACCATATTTCTGACACAGAAAAGTCTGTAGGAtacaatgaaaaatacattttattgaaaagatGAGAAATATGTCAGAATACATTcgtttaactttaaaatatttcaacagcACAATATAGATTGTTTTAATCAGAAGACCAGCTTTGACCAAACCTGTTTCCCGCACATCATTTGTCCATGGTACACACTGATAGAAAGTACTCCTAACTACTCAATGTGTGACCAAAGCTATAAACTCGGACAAAGAAAATCTATCACGCCAGGGAAAATGAATGCCTtgactttgtaaaatattttgacacgATTGGAATCGTTCAGTGTGTAGTGCACCATATTGAATTATTCATGAACAAAGGGAACATCCAATGACtatcattttttaacattccgATAAACGTCTTTAGAACGTAATCAAGATCAACGAACATGGATTTTTGCCAGCCACAGAAGCCATCATTGCATTGCAATATTAACATATGACAATGACATTGCATGTGGGAAAATCTATATGGGTTGTTCACTTCTGAAATACCACTTTTAATGAACGCTGGTAGATGCCACACCTGTAGTGCATTGCATTACGCATCCACTAGTTATGCCAAACTTTTCGGATGATGGTCAAATGAAGACGAATGTCATAAACCATCGGGAACTGAGAAAACCGCGTCACTAAATAGTTACCAAAAACCGATATCGGTAATACAAGAATGTACATACCACAAAGTTTGGACCTGTTGAGAGTTTCTGACAAGCAGCGATTTCATTCATACAAAGTTCTGAGGTTAGGTGATCGTCCGTAGCTTCATCGCGTACTCCCCATCTCATGTCCACCACTTGGAATTCCAATCCATACTTGGATTTGCAATAGTCTTTAAGTTTAGGATAAATGTCTCTCATTAAGGCGTTACGTTCTACGGAGGTATCTACCAAAATGAACATATTGTATGAAAATAACAATGAGAAGGGTCCATACTGTTAGCAATCTAAAGGCAGGGATGCAATTTTGCGTTCATCTGTATTTGATAATATATATGCTCAGCCAGTCACCACCTACAAGTATCGACACTTATTTTGGCAGTAGCTAAGCTTACAGGGGGAACAgattaaatttgattaaaactgCTTAACGGAAGCATGTTTTACAAACCAAAAAATTAACGTTACTATGAGCACACAGTATGAGGCAATTAAATTGATCGATTCAAAGTTTTGGTAATCATAAACGAGTTTGTCTTAGTGTGTGTAGGAATTTGTTGTTATGAAAGATATGATAAATCAGTCCCACTggtataaaaaatataaaataaaaatacacaacaTGGTATTCTTCTATCTTTTTATGAGAACCATCAATGCGAAAACTCcttaaaagaaaatttgaaaggtCCTTTCTATACAAATAGGGATGATCACTACAAAGTGCGTTTCGGTAGTgttatgtaataaagggaaagcggctccACAGATCGCCTATACTATTCGTGTCGTTCTCTgtgttcatgtttatttttatgtcTAACTCTTGGCGTAGATGTAagccaaaaacaaaaataatgtaatTTTGGTGCATTTCTAAAAACACCCTGATGTCGTCATCCTTTACCGTCATAAGAAACCTTTGCTCGCTGTTTTGCTGTCCTTATGTTCTAAAGTGGATGAAAGATAATACAAATTTTTCTGTGGTGGCTTATTAAAATCTTCTCGAGGTTTTTTGCCCAGCTGAAAGAAGCTACATTAACATTGCCAGTCTAATGTGTGGTACAAGTTAATTTCAAAACACGACATTAGTAAgaatataaaaaagaaaaaaaatgagctcagcattGTACCCCAGGTACATTTGCCGTGCAGTACGTGTTGATGTATGTGAAACCCTACTTGAACGCCAAGTCAACCATAGCAATCAATCATTTTGAGCAAATAGTATCAATGGTTGCCTAGGCATGTATGTAAGACTAAGATATCTCTCCACTGATAATATTGGGCTACGCTAGCTGTTCACCCCAATACTCGAGTCTCTTTATGTAGCTGTCTAGGGAATTTATTAAAAGTTTGAATACGAAAAGTTTGTTCGCACATTTTACGTCCATGGTTTAGCACAGTTTGAAAACTCATTTGAGTAATGTAATTCGTAGCTGGCTCTGTAAGCTTATTTGATCTGTCACGATAATGTCAACGGGCTATACTTCTTTGACATGGTGCTCCGGCCGGTTGTTCTATTGTGTACCCGCCAGAGATCTAACTGGTTTTTCGTATAACGTAGTAGCTTCTAACAATTGACGCTGATACAATGCCACTGATTAAGAACTGAGTTGAACTTATCATCACATACCTGGAGCTACCTTGAACCTAATCTTAATCGCTGTCTCATCCAAAGTTCACATATGACCAGAAGATGCTTTACACTAAACTGGCCGCCTTTGGCAATCTTGCCTTCACAATAATTACACGATGTACATGGACCATATATATGCCCATTTTCGACAAATATTCTGTATTAGTGAAATAATCACAGAAGAATTC
Above is a window of Ptychodera flava strain L36383 chromosome 19, AS_Pfla_20210202, whole genome shotgun sequence DNA encoding:
- the LOC139118437 gene encoding NACHT domain- and WD repeat-containing protein 1-like, yielding MSDVHQQLLFGKCHNSLPPLRTRVVRIFTSSTFTDTSVERNALMRDIYPKLKDYCKSKYGLEFQVVDMRWGVRDEATDDHLTSELCMNEIAACQKLSTGPNFVTFLCQKYGYRPFPPKIPAAEFEVMRKVSMENGQSVELMDEWFQKDENAVPPIYVLHPISSKLTHFNDNKNPEKMDEDRKKWWQIFESLQDQLRNAAIVCETKGKFTAKQAEKFKISVTHDEVKHGILEASDNKEDHCVCFVRKFSDLEQHVDNKEAKNFIDIKWDNNEVDDEAKQLLTDLRDRSVPSCLKSPNLVVSTLNHWSEKGIDLDIQEHKQYLDNFLKTFHETMVKLIDRAVEGDVNNVSNDPMFEEILQHLTFCKFKCQSFHGRVNLLSGIKEHLQERAQGKPGTASPMVISGESGSGKTSVMAKAAFLTASEWFGSNSPAVIVRFLGTTPSSTGVRQLLKSLCQQVLTIYGDSISEIPDDYFRVVRRFSEVLRYATRDKPLVIFLDSLDQLSAAEGAHRMAWLPRNLPPHVAIVVSTLPSEFGILSRLQSILPETTKFLEVKALSTDESMKIVESWLQSEKRAVTNSQKSIISDVIQKCSLPLFLKLLFDQASRWQSYLPPNRIQVESSVKGMISLIFDRLESYHGKTLVQRALGYLTISQNGIAEAELEDLLSLDDEVLQDVYAYWLPPTRRIPPLLWTRIRTEINDYLVEREAEGSRVIYWYHRQFIETAKERYLQDPKVVTKLHKMVSEYFIGCWSGGKKKPFKYSQEQMKKFNKPETDAEDRNVAPQPLQFADGRFNIRKLEQLPYHLIFMEDMDQLKEHALCNFEFLMAKLKGLGLGEVLQDFTSAIEHNSSDNEIRLVSDAIRVGASALREESENLVFELIGRLKDADGKYIAKLVSDAERSAGSQVPLLPYNQCFPEAGGLLVTQLIGHTDEVQCVAATTDGRLLVSGSKDKTAIIWELESSTILHTLKGHHDGPVFHLVISPDNLLVITYSYRATGYQDQKLRNGQINVWNVETGEHFLKLDGHAGFGHCEMRITNDSKYAVSEMYTEGRDRTRIIRQFFYVVWSLENGQQLYPPVQAHKDAINDLVLANSPEGRHIIVTSGEKSDPSIKTWDLLTGAMLTEVLDYSKLHRRESEKLAVTADGRYISFHWEKHGILDVHTGEFQYFNERERNGPYMMKFIDNDEKLLVLDNFGLICYDVSTMSAIRTMSFNGGHGGKEELAFIVKNSNMEMVIALNEGNEYGAVWTPPKEGDRSDYCDFVERLPHIKDLTDLCVVSQQSSQLAITASKDKSIKVWNINSIKKRDGAEKDDYNKDKNEPFYLKHEAIYRVLQRVKTVDEEQRIAVADNLGKHLSLYDVDVGKLVSKKKWEGKYNHALSSLDTTPDGRRLFGIGSFNLTEFDTETLQVKSNKELDMSCSGIRISNNGTSSLLITGRSYADDIYGYDIEKQWYRGHHDPNTRANNIHFLRNGNVLLVMTSSLVIFTLQNLDVIFTKKFEFHRSGDNMICSAVTKDERILYTGFQDGNVKLYDISSGNELTQFQAHRLADDNRYGSDDYIISDLNLSSRDQFFVTSSSDRTVKLWDVASLRQVFVFGGHVDVVTMAKITADDQLVLSTAKEQFTVHVWSTAVGVQLININSYSPIESITIIPKKNRVFIMTSDDRAMFFKVNKLDESKLRARLEEKKPKKPQPKRSSPTKSKTGRADKQLDESQPTGQSGTVKSKSCVVL